The following proteins are encoded in a genomic region of Aminivibrio sp.:
- a CDS encoding ABC transporter ATP-binding protein translates to MTALLEIRNLSVVFPGRRRREPVRALSGLTFALEKGESLSVIGESGSGKTTLMRCILGHVPPSGGSITLFGKDIASADGEEMTALRRRCAMVSQDPYGSLPPTLTVLEAVMEPWLLVRGKHAAGEGEERARILLGELGLLDEAILSSRVRLSLSGGQRQRVAIARALILDPELLLCDEPTSMQDASTRGEIIEILAKRRQSGMSMIFVTHDLFLARKAAPRGIVLHKGTVVEEGLCRDILSAPKHPYTKALVSALPRLKPPRIL, encoded by the coding sequence ATGACGGCTTTGCTGGAGATCAGGAACCTCTCGGTCGTCTTTCCTGGCAGGAGGCGGCGGGAACCCGTCAGGGCCCTCTCCGGCCTCACCTTCGCGCTGGAAAAAGGAGAAAGCCTTTCCGTCATCGGTGAATCGGGCAGCGGGAAAACCACCCTTATGCGGTGCATCCTCGGCCACGTTCCCCCGTCGGGGGGATCCATCACCCTCTTCGGGAAGGATATCGCCTCGGCCGACGGGGAGGAAATGACCGCCCTCCGGCGGCGCTGCGCCATGGTCTCCCAGGACCCCTACGGCTCCCTCCCCCCCACCCTCACGGTTCTCGAGGCGGTAATGGAACCCTGGCTCCTCGTCAGGGGGAAACATGCCGCCGGAGAAGGAGAAGAACGGGCCCGGATCCTTCTCGGCGAACTCGGGCTCCTGGATGAAGCCATTCTCTCCTCGCGGGTGCGCCTCTCCCTCTCGGGAGGCCAACGCCAGCGGGTGGCCATCGCCAGGGCGCTGATCCTCGACCCCGAACTTCTTCTCTGCGACGAGCCCACCAGCATGCAGGACGCATCCACCCGGGGGGAGATCATAGAAATCCTCGCAAAGCGCCGGCAGTCGGGCATGTCCATGATCTTCGTCACCCACGACCTCTTCCTCGCCCGGAAGGCCGCACCCCGGGGCATCGTCCTCCACAAAGGGACGGTGGTGGAGGAAGGCCTGTGCCGGGACATCCTCTCCGCCCCGAAGCACCCCTACACCAAGGCTCTCGTGTCCGCACTGCCGCGGCTGAAGCCTCCCCGAATTCTATAG